Proteins from one Gossypium raimondii isolate GPD5lz chromosome 8, ASM2569854v1, whole genome shotgun sequence genomic window:
- the LOC105791332 gene encoding B2 protein, whose translation MENNQQSFWHFSDQLRIQNSNLANLSLNDSIWSNSYVSKRPDERRNFDIRVGGEVNSVNNLKPKVSDFNSFNNDGWKIGATTNNIGFGPIAPKNTGINGGFNKGVYSKPANNNNFNVSLKGNKNRGEDDHGSKSGKKNSNKKKNNNSDNNNNETKDGGSAADKRFKTLPPSEALPRNETVGGYIFVCNNDTMQENLKRQLFGLPPRYRDSVRAITPGLPLFLYNYSTHQLHGIFEAASFGGTNIDPTAWEDKKCPGESRFPAQVRVLTRKICEPLEEDSFRPILHHYDGPKFRLELNVPEALSLLDIFAEQDP comes from the exons ATGGAGAACAACCAGCAATCATTTTGGCATTTCAGTGATCAACTTAGGATCCAAAATTCCAATTTGGCTAATCTTTCGCTTAACGATTCCATTTGGAGCAACAGTTATGTCTCTAAAAGGCCTGATGAAAGGAGGAATTTTGATATCAGAGTTGGTGGTGAAGTTAATTCTGTTAACAACTTGAAGCCCAAAGTCTCTgatttcaattctttcaacaaTGATGGATGGAAAATTGGAGCCACCACCAACAACATAGGGTTCGGTCCCATCGCTCCGAAGAATACTGGAATCAACGGGGGTTTCAACAAAGGGGTTTATTCGAAGCCGGCGaataacaataatttcaatGTTAGTTTGAAGGGGAATAAGAATAGAGGAGAGGATGATCATGGGAGCAAAAGCGGGAAGAAGAATAGTAACAAGAAGAAGAACAATAACAGCGACAATAACAACAACGAAACTAAAGATGGGGGGAGTGCTGCTGACAAGAGGTTCAAGACACTGCCACCGTCCGAGGCTTTGCCTAGGAACGAAACTGTTGGAGGCTACATCTTTGTTTGCAACAACGATACCATGCAAGAGAATCTCAAGAGACAGCTCTTTG GTTTGCCTCCACGTTACCGAGATTCAGTCCGGGCCATAACTCCGGGTCTGCCTCTTTTCCTCTACAACTACTCCACCCACCAGCTCCATGGAATATTTGAG GCTGCAAGCTTTGGAGGAACAAACATCGATCCGACAGCTTGGGAGGACAAGAAATGCCCTGGCGAGTCCCGCTTCCCTGCTCAG GTTCGGGTGTTAACAAGGAAAATCTGTGAGCCACTTGAGGAGGACTCCTTTAGGCCAATTCTCCACCACTACGATGGTCCCAAGTTCCGCCTTGAACTCAACGTGCCGGAG GCACTCTCCCTATTGGATATATTTGCTGAACAAGATCCTTAA